DNA sequence from the Cetobacterium somerae ATCC BAA-474 genome:
TTATATTAATATCGTGATTCACTTATTTTACCCCCTTAGTCGATTAGATATTTAGCTTGAGAATAGTTGAATACTGGTCCTTCTAGACAAACATAAACTTCGTCAATTCTACAGTGACCACATTTTCCAATTGCACATGACATCTTTCTTTCAAAAGAAACCCAAATCTTATCAGCTGGAACTCCTAGCTTTTCAAATTCAATAGCTGTATATTTCATCATATTAGGTGGTCCAACAATTACAACCTCTAAATCATCAAAATTATCCGATACCATTTTTAAATGAGGTACATACTCTGTTACAAGCCCTACACACTCACCGTCTAATCCGCATCCTTTATCTACAGTTAATACCATTGGATGTTTTTTTCTCCAATTGATAATCTCATCTCTAAATAGTATAGATGCGTCATCTTTAAATCCAAATAATAATTCCATTGATTGAACTTCCTCTGGATTTCTATGAATATGATTAATTAAAGATCTAACTGGAGCTAATCCTGATCCTCCTGTTACGATAACTACTTTTTTATTTTTTATATC
Encoded proteins:
- the asrB gene encoding anaerobic sulfite reductase subunit AsrB; protein product: MENLIMPTPYRLLDVKKVTDIEYLFRVEYPEAGNVKFGQFMQLSLPKVGECPISVTDFSAADGWVEFLIRKVGIVTDEIFNLHAGDLLPMRGPYGKGFDAIDIKNKKVVIVTGGSGLAPVRSLINHIHRNPEEVQSMELLFGFKDDASILFRDEIINWRKKHPMVLTVDKGCGLDGECVGLVTEYVPHLKMVSDNFDDLEVVIVGPPNMMKYTAIEFEKLGVPADKIWVSFERKMSCAIGKCGHCRIDEVYVCLEGPVFNYSQAKYLID